CTGTTCTGAGACGGCGGAACTGTTCTCGTAGGCGACGAACGTTCGGTTGTCGAGTTCGCTCGCGGCGGCGTACACACCAGGCGCTTGCCAGAGCAGCCCCGAGACGAAGAATCGAGTCGGTTCACCCGCTACGACGCTGTCCGCGACGAGGCCGCTGCCACAGAGCGGGCAGTAGGTCACCATCACCGGGCCGCCGAAGTCGTCGTTCACGATTTCGTGCCACCAGAGAATCGTCAGGGGGTAGGCTCGTGCCCGGTTGCCGTCGCGGAGGCCAACGACCGTCTGATGGTCCGAAAGCGTCTGCTGGTTCCGGCGCAGGTACTTGCGTTCGACGGTGAGGCCGTCCCAATTCGTACCGAATCGTGGTTCGACGACGGCGCGGATGGTCTTCTCTTTGATTTCCTCTGCGCAAATCGTGCTTGGGAAGCCCTGTTCTGCGAGCGTCAGGGGTTCGACTGGCGTCCCGGTCGTCGGTTCTGCGTCGCCACCCGTCCTGGCGAGACAGCCGGCGAAACCGCTCACACCAGCGGCTGTGGCGGCGAGAAATCGACGACGGTCCATGCGAGTGGTAGGCACGAGAGAGATGTAACTGATTCGCGCGTGGGTGGCCGTCGCTCACAACTGGTCTGAGAGTGGGCGGCTCAGGAATTGAGCGTCGTCACAAGGGGCTCAGTGGGGGTAACTGTCGTCACCGCCGCCCATCGGGACGTACCCGACGGAGGGATTTGACGCTTACCAATCGGCGAGTCCACCGAGTTCAAGCGCGACGGTGGCCACGTCTCGGGTGTCGAACGGGCCGGCTTCGGTGGCGATATACCGCACGAGTTGGGGCGGCGTCCGGTCGAACGTCGGGTTCGACACGTCGATGGCTTTCTCGCCGTCGTACAGTTCAGTGGCGGCTCTCGGTTCCGGGTCGTACTGGTTTCGCGGACTCACCTTGTCGAGCGAGCACACCGCGTAGAAGGGGATACCGAG
This sequence is a window from Haladaptatus sp. QDMS2. Protein-coding genes within it:
- a CDS encoding DUF3179 domain-containing (seleno)protein translates to MDRRRFLAATAAGVSGFAGCLARTGGDAEPTTGTPVEPLTLAEQGFPSTICAEEIKEKTIRAVVEPRFGTNWDGLTVERKYLRRNQQTLSDHQTVVGLRDGNRARAYPLTILWWHEIVNDDFGGPVMVTYCPLCGSGLVADSVVAGEPTRFFVSGLLWQAPGVYAAASELDNRTFVAYENSSAVSEQVRNNANLVMYDEATRSYWSQILGRAICGPLEGERLTIRPSEVTTWGDWKARYPDTDVLLPPPYSTLIE